ACTTTATCAACGGGAGCTTCGTTATCCGGACGGTTCGCCGGTTGAATGTGTGATCGCCGACACCTGCATTGGTGGCGTACAGGAGGCCGTTCAATGTGCCAAAAAATTTGAAACCAGTAATGTCGGCGTTTCACTATCGGTGACCCCCTGCTGGTGTTACGGCAGCGAAACGATGGATATGAACCCGTTGTTGCCCAAAGCGATCTGGGGCTTTAACGGCACCGAACGACCAGGGGCGGTTTATCTTGCTGCCACACTTGCCGCTCACAACCAGTTTGGGTTGCCCGCCTTTGGCATTTACGGCCATGATGTGCAGGACCTGGGTGATGAAAATGTACCTGATGATGTAAAAAGGAAGCTGCTGAACTTTGCCCAGGCAGGGCTGGCAGTGGCGATGATGCGTGGCAAGTCATACCTCGCGATCGGGTCTGTTTCCATGGGCATTGCCGGCTCTATCGTGGTGCCCGATTTTTTCCGGGAATACCTGGGTATGCGCAACGAGTATGTTGACTCGTCCGAAGTGTTGCGCCGCATCGAACAGAAAATTTATGATGAAATGGAGTTTGACAAAGCCCTGGCATGGGTAAAAGAGCACTGTAAAGAAGGGGAAGACCTGGCCAACGACGCAGAGAAACAGTCCACGCGGGAGCAAAAAGATAAGGATTGGGAATTTGTCGTAAAAATGACATTGATCATACGCGACCTCATGCAGGGAAACACGCGGTTAAAAGATAAAGGTTTTGGAGAGGAGGCATTAGGGCACAATGCGATTGTATCAGGTTTCCAGGGACAAAGGCAATGGACAGATTTTCTGCCAAATGGCGATTTTTCGGAGGCTATTCTTAATTCCTCTTTTGATTGGAACGGCATACGCGCGCCCTACATGGTGGCAACAGAAAACGATTGTTTTAACGGCATCAGCATGCTGTTTGGTTACCTGCTTACCAACACTGCGCAGCTATTCGCAGATGTCCGTACCTACTGGAGCCCTGAGGCGGTTGAGCGCGTGACAGGCTGGACACCGGAAGGTATTGCCGCGGGTGGATTTATTCACCTCATTAATTCCGGTTCTGCCACGCTGGATGGCAGCGGGCAGCAATCAATGGAAGGGCGTCCGGTGATGAAACCTTTCTGGGAAATTACCGAACCCGAGGTTCAGTCCTGTTTGGCAGCAACTACCTGGTACCCCGGTAATAAAGGTTATTTCAGGGGCGGGGGTTATTCCTCAAAATTTGTTACCAAAGGGGGTATGCCGGTTACCATGTGCCGTATCAACCTTGTAAGAGGCCTGGGCCCCGTGCTGCAGATTGCGGAAGGGGAGACCATTGACATTCCGCAGGATGTGCACGACATCCTGGATAAACGTACCGATGTCACCTGGCCGACTACGTGGTTTGTTCCGCGTCTTACCGGACAAGGTGCTTTTGCGGATGTTTACAGTGTCATGGCACACTGGGGCTCAAACCATGGATCGATCAGTTACGGGCACATCGGCGATAAACTCATTACCCTTGCTTCCATGTTGCGTATCCCTGTATGTATGCACAATGTAGCCGACAGCAAGATATTCAGACCTTCTGCATGGAATGCGTTTGGATCGGACAAGGAGGGCGGGGATTACCGTGCGTGTAGTACTTATGGCTCACTTTATGGCATTGCCTAACTCCCCCGTTTGTCAACTCATTAATCTTAACAATCGTCATGAAGAAACAAATAAAACTCACCCGCTTACCGGACGGCACCAGCTTGCTCTTTCCGTTTGCACTGATCTCCAGCTTGTTTTTAATGTGGGGTTTTGCACATGGTCTGCTGGATGTACTGGACAAACACTTCCAGGACATCCTGCACGTAACCAAGGCGCAATCGGGATTTGTCCAGTTTTCATTATACATCGGATACCTGGTCATGGCAGTCCCTGCGGGAATCATCATTAAAAAATATGGCTATAAGGCAGGCATCATCACCGGGCTGTCGCTGTTTGCAGCAGGCGCATTTTTGTTTTATCCTGTAGCAAAGCTGGAATCATTTGTGCCTTTCCTGCTTGCTCTTTTTGTCATCGCGTGCGGGCTGGCCTGCCTCGAGACATCTGCCAATCCATATTCCACCGTTTTGGGTCCCAAAGAATATGCGGCGAGACGTATCAATATATCACAGTCTTTTAACGGGCTGGGATGGATACTGGGTCCCTTAATCGGGGGGCTGTTGATATTCGGGGCCAATGATAACGGAGATCCGGACAGGTTTGCCTCTATGGTACAACCTTACATGATGGTGGGTGCAGTCGTTGTGGTACTTGCCCTGGTATTTCTTTTCGTCCGGCTACCCGAGATTGAAACCGGGCGCACCGAAGAAATACAGGAAGACCCTCCGATGCGGCACCTGCTGCGTCATCCCGCTTTTGTTGTTGCGGTCATTGCAGAATTTCTATATGTCGCAGCACAAACGGGGGTGAACTCCTTTTTTATCAATTATGTGACGGAAGCAGTTCCGGACCTGCAAAACCCTGTAGCGGGTATGATGGCCCATTTTGGCAGCTTTGGGGAGACCTTTATGCCACGTAACCCGGAACAGGCCGCTTCGCTGATTCTTGCCATCGGCGGGATGGGGCTGTTCTGGATCGGGCGCCTGTCAGGGTCTTACCTGATGAAATACATCGCCCCACAGCGTTTGCTGCTGGTATACGGTGCTGCGAATACCTTGCTGGTGCTGCTGGTTATAGCGGGCCTTGGCTGGGTCTCTGTCATATCACTTTTCTGCACGTATTTTTTTATGAGTATCATGTTTCCGACCATTTTCGCACTGGGTCTCAGGGATCTTGGCCCGCTTACGAAGAAGGGCGCCTCTTTCCTGGTCATGGCTGTTGCCGGTGGCGCTTTTTGCCCGCCGGTAATGGGGCTGCTGGGAGATCATTTCGGCATGCCGGTAGCATTTATTATTCCCTGCATATGTTTTGCCTTCATCGCCTGGTACGGCGGCAGACGCAGTACCCGAACGGAATTGCAGGCAGGCAAAAAAAACGGGCCGGTGCTCCATTATCAACACCATTAACGGCTGTCGACGGAGTGTGAAACGTGTAAGGCTGAAGAAAGTTATCCCGGATATCCAACATCATTCTTTTACAAAAAACACCGGCAGATGAAAACACTACGATTTGTTTTGCTGCTGATGGTCAACGGAATGGCCATCTCTGCATATACCCAGCAAACAATCACCGCAGCGGACGAAATAAAGCAGTTGTACGACCTCAGTTTACTTCCCGCCTACAGGAGTAAGACTTATTCGGCGCAGGTATCCAGTTACGACACCACCGGTGGAAATAATGACGGATTCAATGGCGATTATTCCTTTGTGAGACGCAATGCCGACAGCAGCCTGGTAATTCTGGATGTGCGTGGTGCCGGAACGGTAAACAGGATATGGACACCCACGCCAAACAGCGACACACTTGATTTTTATATTGATGATGCAGCACAGCCCTCCCTTTCGGTCTGCTTCAATGACTTGTTTTCAGGCAAAGTTTTTCCTTTTGTACAGCCATTGTGCGGTAACCAGCTGGGCGGGTATTACTGTTATTATCCTGTTCTTTTTCAAAAACATTGTGTCATTGTCACCCGGGGAAAAAAAATGTTGTTTTACCAGGTTGGCTACAGGCTATACCAAAACGGCACTACGGTGCAATCTTTTAATATTTCACGCAGCGACGAGGTAAAAACAGCCCTCGGTGCTTTGGAGCGGGTATGGAACACCAGTCCAGGAAAGACCGCAAAAGGGATCAATGCAAGTAGCGGTGATGGTAAAACGGTAGAAACTTCCATCCGCATCAAGCCGGGAGAAACAAAGAAAGTATTTTCCTGCATACAGGGTGGCAGGATCACCGGTCTCGAAATTACGCCTGCCGCCAGCGTAGCTACGCTGTCAAAAAACCTGCTGCTTCGGGTATATTGGGATGATGAACCGGGCCCGGCCATTGATTGTCCTGTATCGGATTTTTTCGGCTTTGCCTTTGGCAGACCTTCCATGCAAAGTATGTTGATCGGTACGGCAGACAATACCTGCTATAGTTGGCTGCCTATGCCTTTTGATAAAAAGGCGAGGGTTGAAATTGTTTACCGGGCGGATAAAGACAGCAGCCTTCCCAACCTGGATATACGTGCAGCAATTGCTTATACGCTGCAGCCCCGGCTGGCAGCGAAAGAAGGCAGGTTTTACGCTTACCGCAACAGTGGCGTAACAACGGATGGTAAGCCGCATGTGTTGTTGGACGTACAGGGTAAAGGCCATTATGTTGGCGCAGTATTGCAGGCCCAGGGTCTTCAAACCGGAATGACTCTTTTTTTTGAAGGCGATGATTCAACAGAAATAGACCAGACGCTGCGTTTTCACGGGACAGGATCCGAAGATTATTTCAACGGGGGCTGGTATGCATTGCTGAACCGCTGGGACGCCCGGATGAGCCTGCCGTTGCATGGTTCCCTGGATTATTCGCTGGCCTTTGCAAGAACGGGTGGATACCGGTTTTACCTGTCCGATAAAATGTCCTTTGAAAAGCATTTGTTTCACAGTATAGAGCATGGTGGTGAGCACAATGCTGTGCCGGGTATCTACACTTCCATCAGTTATTTTTACTGTGACCGGAACCCCCTGTCACCGGCCATCTATACCACGGAGAATACGACCGTTTACCTGCCTGATACGATCAGTATTTACCCCCAGTTTGCATCGGTAGTACCGGGGGAGGACATCAGCATTAAAACTACCTGGGAAAACAATGATATTGGTCAAAGCTTTGACATTACTGCCGGCAACAACAGTTTGTTGAAAATAAACCTGGAGGATGTTCCCCCCGGAGTATATAAGCTCCTCGTGTCTTATGCTGCACAACCCGGCGGTTGTATGTTTTCGCTCTGGCAAAGACAAACCAAAATATCCGCCGACTTCTCTTCGCGGGCCACGGCAACGGCAGTAAAGGAAGTCGAAGCGGGAAAAATAACCCTTACCGCGTTAAACAGCTCAGTGACTTTTCGGTTCACTGCAACAGATCAGCGTAAAAAATTCCTGTGGAGAAAACTGATACTGGTAAAACTGAAAGATTAACACATTAAATCTTTGCATATGAAAAAATGTTTCTTTGTGCTCGCCGGTCTGGTATGTACCCTCCTGGTACCCGCACAATCAACGGATCCGACACACCATGTGCCGGCGGACAAGCAGCTGCCTGGCACCTGGACCACGTCATTATACAGTAAAGAGAAAAAAATTTTTAAAGGGGCCGAACTCTTAACGATCGGTATGCCATGCGGTGGTATCGCCGCGGGCCAGTTGTATGTGCGGGGAGATGGCACACTGGCCAACTGGTGGATTGCCAACAATGCCCACAATACGGGGTATGGGATCGATTCACTCACAAAATTCAATACCGCCCTCGGTCCCTGGAAGGTTTGTTACCAGACGTTTGAACCGGCCAGTTATGTTTCTCAGGGTTTCGCACTCACGGTTACACAAAATGGAAAGAAACAAACCACGGTGCTAAACAAAGAAAATTTTGATGATATTTCGTTCACAGGTGAGTATCCGATAGCGGAAATAAGCTATGCCTCCAAAAAACAACAACTTCCGGTGAAAGTAGACGCAGAGATATTCTCGCCTTTTATTCCCATGAATGCCCGTGAGTCAGCTACACCGGGTACCATCTTAAAGTATACGATCAGGAATACGTCCTCCAAAAATGCAACAGTAATGCTGGAAGGTTGGGTGCAGAACCTGGTCTGTCTCGAAATAGCGGGTGAAATCAATGCATTGAGCAGGAACAGGACCGAAACAAAAAATGGTCTGACATCGGTAGTAATGGAACTAATACCGAAAAAAGAAAATGCCGCTGAAAAAAGGCCGGTGGTGCAGCTGTACGAAGATTTTGAAACCGGGTATGGCCGATGGGCCCTCACCGGTGACGCATTCGGGACTGCACCGGCGCCGGGCAGCTTTGGAGGCGATCAGTCCGGTGTACTCAACATGTCAGGCAAAGGGATGGTCAACTCTTTTTTAAACGGCGATCAGACAACAGGCCGTATGGTTTCCAAGCCATTTGTGATAAACGACAATTATATTGTTTTCAACATTGGTGGCGGTAATCATCCCGGTACAACCTGCATCAATCTGGTGATTGACCATAAGATCGTCCGTACGGCAACAGGTAAGAATACCGAAGGGCTGGATCCACACAACTGGGACGTACATGAACTAAAGGGTAAAACCGCCCATCTGGAGATTGTGGATGCGGCAAAAGGCGGCTGGGGTCACATTAATATAGACAATATCGGTTTCAGCAATCTGCCTGTAACAAGGGAAAAATATTATCCGCAGCAGCATCCCTACTTTGGCAACCTCTCTTTAAGTGTACTTTCCAACAATGCTTTTGCTGATGCGGACTACCAGGGTTTGGATGACAGTCACCGGGTGGATGCTGCGGCCAGAACCGCCGGTGAAAAGTTATGCGGCAGTGTCGGAACAACCATGACGTTACAGCCCGGAGAACAAAAAGAAATCAGCTTTTTACTCACCTGGTATTTTCCGAACCGGCCTTCCTATTACCAGGGCAGCGATGTAACGGCCATACTGGCCAACGACTGGAACCAGGCCTTACCGACTGATGGTGCAACCATCATTGGCAACATGTACAGTAACTGGTTCAGTAGTTCGCAGGACGTGGCAGCTTATCTTCAGCAAAATTATGAGCGTCTGTCCCGTCAAACGCATCTTTTTCATGATACTTACTATAACAATTCAACCATCCCTTACTGGTTAAACCAACGCCTGCTGATGCCTTTGTCTATCCTTGCCACTGAAACCTGCCAATGGTGGGCCAACGACAAATTCTGGGCGTGGGAAGGGGTCGGTTCATGTGTAGGAACCTGTACCCATGTATGGAACTATGAACAGGCACTGGCCCACTTTTTTCCGGAACTGGAACGCAATATCCGGGAGCGTACAGACTTCGATATTTCTTTCCGGCAGGATGGCGGTGTACTGGCGCGGAACGGTTGGGGGGGCATCCTGATCGATGGGCATGCAGGTGCTATTTTAAAAGCCTACCGGGAACACCTCAATTCAAAAAATGAATTATTTCTTACCCGCAACTGGGACAGGATAAAACGGGCTACCGAATTTATTATCCTGGAGGACGGGAATGAAGACGGGCTGATTGAAAAAACGCAGGCCAACACCTATGATATTGCTTTTTACGGGGCAAATACCTATGTGGGTTCATTATACCTGGCAGCGTTAAAAGCAGCAGGACGTATGGCGGTAATGATGAATGATACAGCCTTCGCGAACCGCTGTAATATGATTGCTGCAGCTGGCGAAGCACATTCGGTTGCAAGGCTTTGGAACGGTGAGTATTTTATTCAGGAGGTTGATCTTACAGCGCATCCTGAATTCCAGTATGCGACGGGTTGTCTTTCTGATCAGCTGTTCGGACAGACCTGGAACCATTTGAATAACCTTGGTTATATATACCCGGAAGAAAAAGTAAAACAAACACTCCGATCCATCTGGAAATACAATTGGGCACCGGATGTGGCAGTGCAAAATAAGGTCCACCCGCCGGAACGCACGTATGCCAGTTTCGGGGAGCCGGGATTGCTGGTCTGTACCTGGCCGAAGAGTCCGCACATGGGCGAGAAGGGAGTCCGTTACCGGGATGAGGTATGGACAGGCATAGAATACCAGGTGGCCACCAATATGATCTATGAGGGTATGACAGAGGAAGGGTTGTCCATCGTCAGGGCGGTGGATCAGCGCTATAGCCCGGAGAAGCACAATCCATGGAATGAAATAGAATGCGGCGATCACTATGCAAGGGCGATGGCGTCCTGGGGCGTTATGCTGGCATTGCAGGATTACTATTATAACGGTCCGCAAGGTATCCTCGGCTTCCACCCCAAAATACAGGCAGACAATTTTAAAGGTTTCTTTACGGCAGCAGAAGCCTGGGGAAACATCTTACAGGTGCTCGGGGGCAATCAGCAAAAAAATACCATTGCAGTAAAGTATGGCAATCTTTTACTACGCCAGGTACAACTAAAAAGCGATAAAAAACCGTCGTCCGTACAGGTGCTTTTAAACAACAAACCACTTACGAGCACGTATGTTTATGACGATCGCACTGCTTCCATTGCGTGTGAAGAAATGTCACTGACAGCAAATGATATTGTTGATGTAATAATGACTTTTTAAAGAAAAATAACGATTGTACATCCTGGCCAGGCTGCATTACTGCTATATAGCGTTGGTTGTGTCACACACTTGTACTACCACAACTAAGCCGGCACAGTAAAAACACGCTTTGTTTTAACTGTTCCTCTAAGGGCCATAAAAAAATAATGGAATGGAAAAAGCCTATGTTATCGGTGTTGACTACGGAACAGATTCGGTAAG
This DNA window, taken from Panacibacter microcysteis, encodes the following:
- a CDS encoding glycoside hydrolase family 172 protein, producing MKTLRFVLLLMVNGMAISAYTQQTITAADEIKQLYDLSLLPAYRSKTYSAQVSSYDTTGGNNDGFNGDYSFVRRNADSSLVILDVRGAGTVNRIWTPTPNSDTLDFYIDDAAQPSLSVCFNDLFSGKVFPFVQPLCGNQLGGYYCYYPVLFQKHCVIVTRGKKMLFYQVGYRLYQNGTTVQSFNISRSDEVKTALGALERVWNTSPGKTAKGINASSGDGKTVETSIRIKPGETKKVFSCIQGGRITGLEITPAASVATLSKNLLLRVYWDDEPGPAIDCPVSDFFGFAFGRPSMQSMLIGTADNTCYSWLPMPFDKKARVEIVYRADKDSSLPNLDIRAAIAYTLQPRLAAKEGRFYAYRNSGVTTDGKPHVLLDVQGKGHYVGAVLQAQGLQTGMTLFFEGDDSTEIDQTLRFHGTGSEDYFNGGWYALLNRWDARMSLPLHGSLDYSLAFARTGGYRFYLSDKMSFEKHLFHSIEHGGEHNAVPGIYTSISYFYCDRNPLSPAIYTTENTTVYLPDTISIYPQFASVVPGEDISIKTTWENNDIGQSFDITAGNNSLLKINLEDVPPGVYKLLVSYAAQPGGCMFSLWQRQTKISADFSSRATATAVKEVEAGKITLTALNSSVTFRFTATDQRKKFLWRKLILVKLKD
- the fucP gene encoding L-fucose:H+ symporter permease, translating into MKKQIKLTRLPDGTSLLFPFALISSLFLMWGFAHGLLDVLDKHFQDILHVTKAQSGFVQFSLYIGYLVMAVPAGIIIKKYGYKAGIITGLSLFAAGAFLFYPVAKLESFVPFLLALFVIACGLACLETSANPYSTVLGPKEYAARRINISQSFNGLGWILGPLIGGLLIFGANDNGDPDRFASMVQPYMMVGAVVVVLALVFLFVRLPEIETGRTEEIQEDPPMRHLLRHPAFVVAVIAEFLYVAAQTGVNSFFINYVTEAVPDLQNPVAGMMAHFGSFGETFMPRNPEQAASLILAIGGMGLFWIGRLSGSYLMKYIAPQRLLLVYGAANTLLVLLVIAGLGWVSVISLFCTYFFMSIMFPTIFALGLRDLGPLTKKGASFLVMAVAGGAFCPPVMGLLGDHFGMPVAFIIPCICFAFIAWYGGRRSTRTELQAGKKNGPVLHYQHH
- a CDS encoding L-fucose isomerase, whose protein sequence is MHKTDYPKIGIRPIIDGRLGGVRESLEATTMKMAETVAALYQRELRYPDGSPVECVIADTCIGGVQEAVQCAKKFETSNVGVSLSVTPCWCYGSETMDMNPLLPKAIWGFNGTERPGAVYLAATLAAHNQFGLPAFGIYGHDVQDLGDENVPDDVKRKLLNFAQAGLAVAMMRGKSYLAIGSVSMGIAGSIVVPDFFREYLGMRNEYVDSSEVLRRIEQKIYDEMEFDKALAWVKEHCKEGEDLANDAEKQSTREQKDKDWEFVVKMTLIIRDLMQGNTRLKDKGFGEEALGHNAIVSGFQGQRQWTDFLPNGDFSEAILNSSFDWNGIRAPYMVATENDCFNGISMLFGYLLTNTAQLFADVRTYWSPEAVERVTGWTPEGIAAGGFIHLINSGSATLDGSGQQSMEGRPVMKPFWEITEPEVQSCLAATTWYPGNKGYFRGGGYSSKFVTKGGMPVTMCRINLVRGLGPVLQIAEGETIDIPQDVHDILDKRTDVTWPTTWFVPRLTGQGAFADVYSVMAHWGSNHGSISYGHIGDKLITLASMLRIPVCMHNVADSKIFRPSAWNAFGSDKEGGDYRACSTYGSLYGIA
- a CDS encoding GH116 family glycosyl hydrolase, encoding MKKCFFVLAGLVCTLLVPAQSTDPTHHVPADKQLPGTWTTSLYSKEKKIFKGAELLTIGMPCGGIAAGQLYVRGDGTLANWWIANNAHNTGYGIDSLTKFNTALGPWKVCYQTFEPASYVSQGFALTVTQNGKKQTTVLNKENFDDISFTGEYPIAEISYASKKQQLPVKVDAEIFSPFIPMNARESATPGTILKYTIRNTSSKNATVMLEGWVQNLVCLEIAGEINALSRNRTETKNGLTSVVMELIPKKENAAEKRPVVQLYEDFETGYGRWALTGDAFGTAPAPGSFGGDQSGVLNMSGKGMVNSFLNGDQTTGRMVSKPFVINDNYIVFNIGGGNHPGTTCINLVIDHKIVRTATGKNTEGLDPHNWDVHELKGKTAHLEIVDAAKGGWGHINIDNIGFSNLPVTREKYYPQQHPYFGNLSLSVLSNNAFADADYQGLDDSHRVDAAARTAGEKLCGSVGTTMTLQPGEQKEISFLLTWYFPNRPSYYQGSDVTAILANDWNQALPTDGATIIGNMYSNWFSSSQDVAAYLQQNYERLSRQTHLFHDTYYNNSTIPYWLNQRLLMPLSILATETCQWWANDKFWAWEGVGSCVGTCTHVWNYEQALAHFFPELERNIRERTDFDISFRQDGGVLARNGWGGILIDGHAGAILKAYREHLNSKNELFLTRNWDRIKRATEFIILEDGNEDGLIEKTQANTYDIAFYGANTYVGSLYLAALKAAGRMAVMMNDTAFANRCNMIAAAGEAHSVARLWNGEYFIQEVDLTAHPEFQYATGCLSDQLFGQTWNHLNNLGYIYPEEKVKQTLRSIWKYNWAPDVAVQNKVHPPERTYASFGEPGLLVCTWPKSPHMGEKGVRYRDEVWTGIEYQVATNMIYEGMTEEGLSIVRAVDQRYSPEKHNPWNEIECGDHYARAMASWGVMLALQDYYYNGPQGILGFHPKIQADNFKGFFTAAEAWGNILQVLGGNQQKNTIAVKYGNLLLRQVQLKSDKKPSSVQVLLNNKPLTSTYVYDDRTASIACEEMSLTANDIVDVIMTF